One region of Campylobacter concisus genomic DNA includes:
- the eno gene encoding phosphopyruvate hydratase: MVFIEDVEAHEVLDSRGNPTVRATVRLSDGTEASAIVPSGASTGKREALELRDKDERYAGKGVLKAVSNVNEKIAEAIIGLDAYNQKAVDEEMLELDSTHNYSNLGANAVLGVSMAVARAAAKSLNIPLYRYLGGANASILPVPMFNIINGGAHANNSVDFQEFMIMPFGFSTFSDALRAATEIYHKLKSILNAAGHSTAVGDEGGFAPNLKDNEEPLKLISQAVKEAGYELGSQIKLALDVASSELYKDGKYELEGKKFSSDELISYYEKLCEKYPIFSIEDGLSEDDWSGWAELTKRLGSKVQLVGDDLFVTNEKILREGIEKKIANAILIKPNQIGSVTQTMQTVRLAQRNGYRCIMSHRSGESEDAFIADFAVALNTGEIKTGATSRSERNAKYNRLLEIELEAGEFLGDNI; the protein is encoded by the coding sequence ATGGTATTTATTGAAGATGTAGAAGCTCACGAGGTTTTAGACAGTAGAGGCAACCCAACAGTTCGTGCGACAGTTAGACTAAGCGACGGAACCGAGGCAAGCGCGATCGTACCAAGTGGCGCAAGCACAGGTAAGCGTGAAGCACTCGAGCTTCGTGACAAAGACGAGAGATATGCTGGCAAAGGCGTTTTAAAAGCCGTTTCAAATGTAAATGAAAAGATCGCAGAGGCTATTATCGGCCTTGATGCCTACAATCAAAAAGCAGTCGATGAAGAGATGCTTGAGCTTGATAGCACACACAACTACTCAAATTTAGGCGCAAACGCAGTTCTTGGAGTATCTATGGCAGTGGCTCGCGCAGCTGCAAAGAGCCTAAATATCCCACTCTACCGCTACCTTGGCGGTGCAAACGCTAGTATCTTGCCGGTGCCGATGTTTAACATCATAAACGGCGGCGCGCACGCAAACAACAGCGTTGATTTTCAAGAATTTATGATCATGCCATTTGGCTTTAGCACATTTAGCGACGCGCTAAGGGCTGCAACTGAAATTTACCACAAGCTAAAATCTATCCTAAACGCCGCAGGACACAGCACGGCTGTCGGCGACGAGGGCGGCTTTGCTCCAAATTTAAAAGACAACGAAGAGCCACTAAAGCTCATCTCACAAGCTGTAAAAGAGGCTGGATATGAGCTAGGCAGCCAGATAAAGCTAGCCCTTGACGTCGCTTCAAGTGAGCTTTACAAAGACGGCAAATACGAGCTTGAAGGCAAGAAATTTAGCAGCGACGAGCTCATTAGCTACTACGAAAAACTTTGTGAAAAATATCCGATATTTTCTATCGAAGATGGCCTTAGCGAGGATGACTGGAGTGGTTGGGCTGAGCTTACAAAAAGGCTTGGCAGCAAAGTGCAGCTAGTAGGCGACGATCTTTTTGTCACAAATGAGAAAATTTTACGCGAAGGTATCGAGAAAAAGATCGCAAATGCAATATTAATTAAGCCAAATCAAATAGGCTCAGTCACACAAACCATGCAAACTGTCCGCCTTGCTCAAAGAAACGGATATCGCTGCATAATGAGCCACAGAAGCGGTGAGAGCGAAGATGCATTCATCGCTGACTTTGCAGTCGCACTAAATACTGGCGAGATAAAGACAGGTGCCACTTCAAGAAGCGAGCGCAACGCGAAATATAACCGCTTGCTCGAGATCGAGCTTGAGGCTGGAGAGTTTTTGGGGGATAATATTTGA